A region of Argentina anserina chromosome 5, drPotAnse1.1, whole genome shotgun sequence DNA encodes the following proteins:
- the LOC126796496 gene encoding glycosyltransferase BC10, with the protein MARNGRGEGEDYLPDNNKNQTGLFKLFQVVSFLVVFVVGVVIGLATSAHINRHFGSQTEIYSFINHFSSPSNDTTPPPEKEQTKCCTASVAPSCERVDCLSMETFLEPNNLTHGMTDTELFWRASMVPITKEYPYQRVPRVAFMFMTRGPLPLMPLWERFFQGVDNKLFTVYIHVDPGYKVNASTSSPFYRREIPSQPVSWGTVTLVDAEKRLLANALLDFSNERFVLLSESCIPVYNFPTVYKYLIGSKYSFVESYDNPGRFGRGRYSRKMLPHIQLYQWRKGSQWFELSRTLATIIIADVKYYTLFSNYCLPACYPDEHYLPTYFNMFHGSLNSNRTVTWVDWSVGGPHPAMYGGDNVTEDFVRSIRNNGALCQYNSEMTSICNLFARKFAPTALEPLLELASSVMEF; encoded by the exons ATGGCAAGAAACGGCAGAGGGGAGGGAGAAGACTACTTGCCCGACAACAACAAGAACCAAACGGGTTTGTTCAAGCTCTTCCAAGTTGTCTCCTTTTTGGTCGTTTTTGTTGTGGGTGTGGTCATAGGATTGGCCACAAGCGCCCACATCAACCGTCATTTCGGTTCCCAAACCGAGATTTATTCTTTCATCAACCACTTCTCTTCTCCTTCCAACGACACAACACCACCGCCGGAGAAGGAGCAGACCAAATGCTGCACGGCTTCAGTTGCACCGAGTTGCGAGAGGGTTGATTGTTTGAGCATGGAGACATTTCTGGAGCCGAATAACTTGACACATGGTATGACGGATACTGAGCTGTTTTGGAGAGCTTCCATGGTTCCGATAACGAAAGAGTATCCGTATCAGAGAGTGCCTAGAGTTGCATTCATGTTTATGACTAGAGGGCCGTTGCCTTTGATGCCATTGTGGGAGAGGTTCTTTCAGGGGGTTGACAATAAGCTTTTTACAGTTTATATCCATGTTGATCCGGGGTATAAGGTCAATGCATCCACCAGTTCTCCATTTTACCGACGCGAAATTCCTAGTCAG CCTGTTTCGTGGGGAACTGTTACACTGGTTGATGCAGAAAAGCGACTTTTAGCTAATGCATTGCTTGATTTCTCAAATGAGCGCTTTGTTCTCCTCTCTGAGAGTTGCATCCCAGTCTATAACTTTCCTACAGTGTACAAGTATCTCATTGGTTCCAAGTATAGCTTTGTTGAATCATATGACAATCCTGGACGTTTCGGCCGTGGGCGTTACAGCCGTAAAATGCTTCCTCATATTCAGCTGTATCAGTGGAGAAAAGGGTCTCAGTGGTTTGAACTTAGCCGCACTTTAGCTACTATTATAATCGCAGATGTAAAGTACTACACCTTGTTTAGCAATTATTGTTTGCCTGCTTGTTACCCAGATGAGCATTACCTGCCTACTTACTTCAATATGTTCCATGGTTCATTGAACTCTAATCGAACCGTGACTTGGGTGGACTGGTCTGTGGGAGGACCACACCCTGCAATGTATGGTGGAGATAATGTTACAGAAGATTTTGTAAGGTCTATAAGGAATAATGGAGCACTTTGTCAGTACAATTCAGAGATGACATCCATTTGTAACCTATTTGCTCGTAAGTTTGCTCCGACAGCATTGGAGCCTTTGCTTGAGCTAGCCTCATCCGTGATGGAATTTTGA
- the LOC126796503 gene encoding replication protein A 32 kDa subunit B isoform X1, whose translation MNVSQFDGSAAFHGIGFMPPSNAAPEPSFFPSKNREVQTLLSVTLKQIHDAIAGENGFFIDDVDVSTVKLVGVVHEFVGRVTDATFTVDDGTGRIECNRFCLDEIDSAEVEAISNGMYVRVHGCLKTFQGKKTIQAFCVRPVDDYDEIASHFIECMYVHLYNTKLSKSQVGAGVTTQSYMTIPQSQVPGQYSLDGQRSLEENVLQVLNYPPYLQGGAHIETIAQVLKVPAQDISSVSRALSNLVEVGRIYEFDKSWYKSLANG comes from the exons ATGAACGTGAGCCAATTCGACGGAAGCGCCGCCTTCCACGGCATCGGGTTCATGCCCCCCTCCAACGCAGCCCCCGAACCGTCTTTTTTTCCTTCCAAG AATCGTGAAGTCCAAACACTGCTTTCAGTGACCCTGAAGCAGATTCATGATGCTATCGCCGGCGAGAATGGCTTCTTTATTGACGACGTCGATGTCTCCACT GTGAAGCTTGTGGGAGTAGTGCATGAATTTGTTGGGAGAGTTACAGATGCTACTTTCACTGTTGATGATGGCACCGGACGCATCGAATGCAACAGATT CTGTCTAGATGAAATAGACAGTGCCGAAGTTGAAGCAATCTC GAACGGAATGTATGTCCGGGTTCATGGGTGCTTGAAAACCTTTCAGGGGAAGAAGACCATACAAGCGTTCTGTGTTAG GCCAGTGGATGACTATGATGAGATTGCAAGCCACTTTATTGAGTGTATGTATGTCCATCTGTACAACACCAAGCTATCG AAATCACAGGTTGGTGCAGGTGTCACAACTCAGTCATATATGACAATTCCACAAAGTCAG GTACCTGGACAATATAGCCTTGATGGACAGAGAAGCCTTGAAGAAAATGTCTTACAAGTTTTGAACTATCCTCCGTACTT GCAAGGGGGAGCACACATTGAGACAATTGCCCAAGTACTGAAAGTACCAGCACAGGATATCTCGTCAGTGTCTCGCGCTCTCTCGAATCTTGTGGAGGTTGGCAGAATATACGAGTTTGATAAATCTTGGTATAAATCCCTTGCCAATGGTTGA
- the LOC126796503 gene encoding replication protein A 32 kDa subunit B isoform X2 — protein MNVSQFDGSAAFHGIGFMPPSNAAPEPSFFPSKNREVQTLLSVTLKQIHDAIAGENGFFIDDVDVSTVKLVGVVHEFVGRVTDATFTVDDGTGRIECNRLNGMYVRVHGCLKTFQGKKTIQAFCVRPVDDYDEIASHFIECMYVHLYNTKLSKSQVGAGVTTQSYMTIPQSQVPGQYSLDGQRSLEENVLQVLNYPPYLQGGAHIETIAQVLKVPAQDISSVSRALSNLVEVGRIYEFDKSWYKSLANG, from the exons ATGAACGTGAGCCAATTCGACGGAAGCGCCGCCTTCCACGGCATCGGGTTCATGCCCCCCTCCAACGCAGCCCCCGAACCGTCTTTTTTTCCTTCCAAG AATCGTGAAGTCCAAACACTGCTTTCAGTGACCCTGAAGCAGATTCATGATGCTATCGCCGGCGAGAATGGCTTCTTTATTGACGACGTCGATGTCTCCACT GTGAAGCTTGTGGGAGTAGTGCATGAATTTGTTGGGAGAGTTACAGATGCTACTTTCACTGTTGATGATGGCACCGGACGCATCGAATGCAACAGATT GAACGGAATGTATGTCCGGGTTCATGGGTGCTTGAAAACCTTTCAGGGGAAGAAGACCATACAAGCGTTCTGTGTTAG GCCAGTGGATGACTATGATGAGATTGCAAGCCACTTTATTGAGTGTATGTATGTCCATCTGTACAACACCAAGCTATCG AAATCACAGGTTGGTGCAGGTGTCACAACTCAGTCATATATGACAATTCCACAAAGTCAG GTACCTGGACAATATAGCCTTGATGGACAGAGAAGCCTTGAAGAAAATGTCTTACAAGTTTTGAACTATCCTCCGTACTT GCAAGGGGGAGCACACATTGAGACAATTGCCCAAGTACTGAAAGTACCAGCACAGGATATCTCGTCAGTGTCTCGCGCTCTCTCGAATCTTGTGGAGGTTGGCAGAATATACGAGTTTGATAAATCTTGGTATAAATCCCTTGCCAATGGTTGA